The Lineus longissimus chromosome 2, tnLinLong1.2, whole genome shotgun sequence genome window below encodes:
- the LOC135499481 gene encoding mitochondrial import inner membrane translocase subunit TIM44-like → MAAYRVTHAFSQATNVLRYTSVRGLSVSTNQQSIPSSYIRGNGQLDVRLFPIRSMSGGGGKPRSFIAQFIDNIRQDISKNKEMKDSLSKFREEAQKLEESEALKDARRKYEKIESETVKGSAVIKERLSEIKDKVQETVEEVQKTEIGKKAGEFTSSVGSAAGKAAESLGKSGEQIAQSQVFKTVSQGVVSIKQEIDETTLQRARIYKAPAKLKKRKQRGSLGEKEDKPLEADEETIGMVLHKDSKWFESWQNFKDNNQYVNKMFDLKMKYDESDHVLIRATRTFTDKMSELFGGVFSKTEMSEVLTEICKMDPNFDKESFIKECEQEIIPNVLEAIVRGELEILKDWCHEAPYNVISHPIKQALGMGYKLDSRVLDVTNVDIAAGKMMEQGPMLVISFIAQQIMSVRDKAGQLVEGDPEKIQRVMYVWALCRDQTELDPKAAWKVMDISASASEQWL, encoded by the exons ATGGCTGCCTACAGGGTGACCCATGCTTTCTCACAAGCAACGAATGTTTTGCGATATACCTCA GTGCGGGGCTTGTCAGTATCAACTAATCAACAAAGTATACCTTCATCATACATTAGAGGCAATGGCCAACTTGATGTTCGACTATTTCCG ATTCGGTCCATGTCAGGAGGGGGTGGAAAACCAAGAAGTTTTATTGCACAATTTATTGACAATATCAGACAGGATATCTCAAAAAATAAGGAGATGAAG gaCAGTTTGTCAAAATTTCGTGAAGAAGCCCAGAAGTTGGAAGAATCAGAAGCCCTTAAGGATGCTCGGAGGAAATAT GAGAAAATTGAGTCTGAGACTGTGAAAGGGTCTGCAGTTATAAAAGAGAGACTGTCGGAGATAAAGGATAAAGTTCAAGAG ACAGTTGAAGAAGTCCAGAAGACAGAGATTGGTAAAAAGGCTGGGGAGTTTACAAGTTCTGTTGGAAGTGCAGCTGGGAAAGCTGCAGAAAGTTTAGGAAAATCTGGTGAACAAATTGCACAGAGTCAGGTTTTTAAGACCGTCAGCCAG GGTGTCGTTAGTATAAAACAAGAAATAGATGAAACTACTCTTCAGCGAGCCAGAATTTATAAAGCACCAG CCAAGTTAAAAAAGCGGAAACAGCGGGGATCTTTAGGGGAAAAAGAAGACAAGCCATTGGAGGCAGATGA AGAAACAATTGGCATGGTGTTACACAAAGATTCTAAATGGTTTGAAAGTTGGCAGAATTTCAAAGATAATAATCAATATGTTAACA aaatgtttgacttgaaaatgaagtatgatgaaaGTGACCATGTATTGATTAGAGCAACCAGAACATTTACAGACAAGATGTCTGAACTTTTTG GTGGCGTTTTTTCCAAAACGGAAATGTCTGAAGTCCTCACAGAAATATGCAAGATGGACCCAAATTTTGACAAAGAATCCTTCATCAAAGAGTGTGAGCAAGAAATAATACCAAATGTTTTAGAGGCAATTGTAAGAGGAGAATTAGAGATTCTTAAAGATTGGTGCCATGAAGCT CCGTACAATGTCATTTCCCATCCTATCAAACAAGCCCTGGGCATGGGCTATAAACTAGATTCCAGAGTATTAGATGTGACGAATGTAGAT ATTGCTGCCGGTAAGATGATGGAACAGGGTCCCATGCTAGTCATCAGTTTCATTGCTCAGCAGATCATGTCTGTCCGGGATAAGGCTGGTCAGCTGGTCGAGGGAGATCCA GAGAAAATTCAGAGAGTCATGTACGTTTGGGCATTGTGTCGAGACCAAACTGAGCTTGATCCGAAAGCTGCTTGGAAAGTGATGGACATTTCAGCTAGTGCCTCAGAACAGTGGCTTTAG
- the LOC135482587 gene encoding maspardin-like yields MSEIQRSQDYQSFRSTVPQKRLCVDDDPTKVWVLYDAGPKSIRCPVIFLPPASGTADIFFKQMLSLSSLGYRVISVEFPVFWNIPDWCDGFRKLLDHLQLDKVHLFGASLGGFLAQKFAEYTYKAPRVHSLILCNAFVDTAVFQQSTSANTFWVLPALLLKKMVMGNFERGAMDSDIADSVDFMVDRLDGLSQNELASRLTLNCMNAYVEPQKLTDMNITLIDVYDQSALSQTVREETYKCYPDSKRAHLKSGGNFPYLSRSDEVNVYIRIHLQPFQGTKYSAVEQSEEIEAACGEARASSGNGSDEGDSGPL; encoded by the exons CTCTGTGTGGATGATGATCCCACTAAAGTCTGGGTACTTTATGATGCTGGACCTAAAAGTATTCGGTGCCCTGTGATATTTCTACCCCCAGCCAGTGGCACGGCAGACATTTTCTTCAAACAGATGTTGTCCTTATCATCACTAGGTTATCGGGTCATTTCG GTTGAGTTTCCAGTCTTTTGGAACATACCAGACTGGTGTGATGGCTTCAGAAAACTCCTCGATCATTTGCAATTAGACAAA GTTCATCTATTTGGTGCTTCCCTCGGTGGATTCCTTGCTCAGAAATTTGCTGAATATACTTACAAAGCGCCCAGAGTACACTCCCTGATACTCTGCAATGCTTTCGTAGACACGGCTGTCTTTCAGCAGTCAACATCTGCAAACAC atTCTGGGTCCTACCGGCATTACTGCTGAAGAAAATGGTGATGGGGAACTTTGAAAGAGGTGCTATGGATAGTGATATTGCTGATTCAGTCGATTTTATGGTCGATAGG TTGGATGGTCTTTCACAGAATGAACTTGCTTCAAGACTCACACTAAATTGTATGAATGCCTATGTAGAACCCCAAAAGCTCACGGATATGAACATCACTCTTATAGAT GTGTATGATCAGAGTGCCCTGTCTCAGACTGTTCGAGAAGAAACGTACAAGTGTTACCCCGACTCTAAAAGGGCTCATCTTAAATCAGGTGGCAACTTTCCATACCTGAGCCGGAGTGATGAAGTCAATGTGTATATAAGG ATACACTTGCAACCATTCCAAGGAACAAAATACAGTGCTGTAGAACAATCTGAGGAGATTGAGGCAGCATGTGGTGAGGCGAGAGCGTCTTCCGGTAATGGATCAGATGAGGGGGATTCAGGGCCATTATAG